In the genome of Spea bombifrons isolate aSpeBom1 chromosome 11, aSpeBom1.2.pri, whole genome shotgun sequence, one region contains:
- the TBX10 gene encoding T-box transcription factor TBX10, with translation MSVKPVMHHASSTALCLGDSRCFVSPNAASWSPSLLDAPRPPQDDVSGKNTALRGVTVSLETAGLWETFNCLGTEMIVTKAGRRMFPLFQIRIWGMDPTADYSLLLDFLPVGDKRYRYAFHTSSWLVSGPADPAPPGRLHFHPDSPAKGAHWMRQTVSFDRLKITNNAQDMRGHIILNSMHRYQPRLHILLSDRNRGGESRADQNFVSFVFPETQFTAVTAYQNQRITQLKIASNPFAKGFRESEGGEWQNQIRAIQWYPQKLR, from the exons ATGTCTGTGAAGCCAGTAATGCACCATGCTAGTTCAACAG CCTTGTGTCTAGGTGATTCTAGGTGTTTCGTGTCTCCTAATGCCGCTTCCTGGTCACCTTCACTCTTAGATGCTCCTCGTCCCCCTCAGGATGATGTCTCTGGCAAGAATACAGCTCTGCGTGGTGTGACCGTTAGCCTGGAGACAGCCGGACTATGGGAGACCTTTAACTGTCTAGGAACAGAGATGATTGTTACAAAGGCAGGGAG GCGAATGTTCCCTCTTTTCCAAATCCGTATTTGGGGGATGGATCCAACAGCAGATTATTCTCTCCTTCTTGACTTCCTTCCAGTAGGCGACAAGAGATACAG GTATGCCTTTCACACCTCTTCATGGTTGGTGTCGGGACCAGCAGACCCGGCACCACCTGGACGTCTTCACTTCCACCCAGACTCTCCTGCAAAGGGAGCCCATTGGATGAGGCAGACTGTTTCCTTTGACAGACTGAAGATCACCAACAATGCCCAAGACATGAGAGGACAT ataATACTGAACTCCATGCACCGCTACCAGCCACGGCTTCACATCTTGCTCTCTGATCGAAACAGGGGTGGAGAATCTCGTGCCGATCAGAACTTTGTGTCTTTTGTGTTCCCTGAGACCCAGTTTACAGCTGTGACAGCCTACCAAAATCAAAGG ATAACACAACTAAAGATTGCCAGTAACCCATTTGCGAAAGGTTTCCGAGAATCAGAAGGTGGTGAATGGCAA AATCAAATCCGGGCTATCCAGTGGTATCCACAGAAGCTGCGCTAG
- the FTSJ3 gene encoding pre-rRNA 2'-O-ribose RNA methyltransferase FTSJ3 produces the protein MGKKGKIGKSRKDKFYHLAKETGYRSRSAFKLIQLNRKFQFLQKARALVDLCAAPGGWLQVASKFMPVSSLIIGVDLVPIKPIPNVVTFQEDITSDSCRQAIKKQLQTWKADVVLNDGAPNVGANWTHDAFSQVHLSLMALRLACDCLAKGGWFITKVFRSSDYQSLLWILQQFFKKVSSTKPQASRSESAEIFVVCQGYFAPDKIDSRFFDPKFAFKDVEGPVQTVSQLVSQKKPKAEGYAEGSLTLYNRVSLIDFLRTPNPVDFLSKTSEIALDHPELEKHTATTDDIRECCRDIKVLGRKELRSLLSWRTKLRRYLAKQFKESKESGKEINLSSGEEEDGEEEEKSPAVALEDENEELDRKLAEVKAEELATLKRKKKRLLKTLQRQRERVELKMDLPGVSIADEGETGMFSLRSIGKSELLQSLSHGDMSMADSLVSNGMICDGDVVLSDDEGSVGDDEISLASDIEDEDLQEVRAREENARKTCIKEAPSIEQSQEDEKEETNPLLVSLEEKSERQQRDTNLWFGKGVFSSMDFDADEDLEIKQTQLLREKNGEKPLKKVKDKKNKKAFKGTEGTAAESPEENLETQSSGEKMAPVTDNADGDLSESDSDSSEDEKDIKSMKRKHKRKRDQGEDETADFEVVPVERPVKRTRVLNPEGLAIGTVIATSKKSTRDLIDKSFNRYAFNEDEDELPDWFVTEEKKHRIIQVPVDRQTMEEYRKRQQELNARPIKKVAEAKARKKRRMLKKMEQAKKKAEAVVNTVDISEREKAAQLRSVYKKAGLGKEKRQVTYVVSKKGVGRKVRRPAGVKGQFKVVDARMKKDMRSQRGRK, from the exons ATGGGCAAGAAAGGAAAAATCGGGAAAAGTCGAAAGGATAAATTTTATCATTTAGCAAAGGAGACAG GTTACCGCTCTCGGTCGGCCTTTAAACTCATACAGCTGAATAGAAAGTTTCAGTTTCTACAGAAAGCCCGTGCGCTGGTGGATCTGTGTGCTGCTCCGGGGGGCTG gctTCAGGTTGCATCAAAGTTTATGCCGGTCTCCAGTCTGATTATAG GAGTGGACCTTGTGCCTATTAAACCAATTCCTAACGTAGTGACCTTTCAGGAGGATATAACCAGTGACTCTTGCAGGCAG GCAATTAAAAAGCAGCTGCAGACTTGGAAGGCAGATGTTGTTCTGAATGATGGAGCTCCTAATGTGGGAGCCAACTGGACACATGATGCTTTCTCACAAG TACACCTCTCTCTTATGGCGCTTCGTCTGGCTTGTGATTGTTTGGCGAAAGGCGGCTGGTTTATTACTAAGGTTTTCCGCTCCTCGGATTATCAGTCCCTACTGTGGATCCTGCAGCAGTTCTTCAAGAAAGTGAGCTCCACAAAACCCCAGGCCTCTCGTAGCGAAAGTGCTGAGATTTTTGTGGTATGCCAAG GATATTTTGCTCCAGATAAAATAGACAGCCGATTCTTTGATCCCAAATTTGCTTTTAAAGACGTGGAAGGTCCTGTACAGACAGTCTCTCAGCTTGTGTCTCAAAAAAAGCCCAAG GCAGAGGGTTATGCGGAAGGATCACTCACTCTCTATAATCGGGTATCCCTGATTGATTTCCTTAGAACTCCAAATCCAGTGGACTTTTTGTCAAAGACCAGTGAG ATTGCTTTGGATCATCCAGAACTTGAGAAGCATACAGCTACAACCGATGACATCCGTGAATGCTGCCGAGACATCAAAGTTCTGGGTCGCAAGGAACTCAG GTCACTTTTAAGCTGGCGGACAAAGTTACGCAGATATCTTGCAAAGCAATTCAAGGAATCAAAGGAATCAGGAAAGGAAATAAA TCTTAGCTCTGGTGAGGAGGAAGatggggaagaagaagaaaaaagcccTGCAGTTGCATTGGAGGATGAAAATGAGGAACTTGACAGGAAGCTGGCAGAAGTGAAGGCTGAAGAGCTTGCCACTCTGAAAAG AAAGAAAAAACGCCTATTGAAGACACTACAACGCCAGAGAGAACGAGTAGAGCTTAAAATGGATCTCCCTGGTGTGTCTATTGCTGATGAGGGGGAAACAGGCATGTTTTCATTGCGTTCCATTGGCAAGAGTGAG ctcttACAGTCCCTCTCTCATGGTGACATGTCTATGGCAGACTCCCTTGTGTCAAATGGTATGATCTGCGATGGAGATGTAGTCCTCTCTGACGATGAAGGGTCAGTAGGAGACGATGAAATCTCTCTTGCAAGCGATATTGAGGATGAAGACCTTCAGGAAGTGAGAGCACGGGAAGAAAACGCTAGGAAGACGTG cataaagGAGGCTCCTTCCATTGAGCAGTCTCAGGAAGATGAGAAGGAAGAAACAAATCCACTACTCGTTTCTCTTGAGGAAAAGTCCGAGCGTCAGCAAAGAGACACAAACCTATGGTTTGGAAAA GGTGTTTTTTCCTCAATGGATTTTGATGCAGATGAAGATCTGGAGATTAAACAGACACAGCTGTTGAGGGAAAAGAATG GAGAGAAGCCactgaaaaaagtaaaagacaaaaagaacaagaaagCCTTCAAAGGTACTGAGGGAACAGCAGCAGAGAGCCCAGAAGAGAATCTAGAGACACAAAGCTCTGGAGAGAAGATGGCACCCGTTACAGACAATGCAGATGGCGATCTTAGTGAGTCAGACAGCGACAGCAGTGAGGATGAAAa GGATATCAAGTCcatgaaaagaaaacataaacggAAAAGAGACCAAGGAGAGGATGAGACAGCTGACTTTGAAGTGGTTCCGGTAGAGCGTCCAG TGAAACGTACCCGTGTCTTGAACCCAGAAGGTCTTGCTATTGGAACAGTTATTGCTACATCAAAGAAGTCTACCAGAGATCTAATTGACAAGTCCTTCAATAG GTACGCTTTTAATGAAGATGAGGATGAGCTCCCTGATTGGTTTGTGACAGAGGAGAAGAAGCACCGAATTATTCAGGTCCCCGTGGACCGCCAAACGATGGAGGAATATCGAAAGAGGCAACAGGAACTCAATGCACGTCCCATCAAAAAAGTGGCAGAGGCAAAGGCCAGAAAGAAGAGACGG ATGCTAAAGAAAATGGAGCAAGCTAAGAAGAAGGCCGAAGCTGTGGTAAACACTGTTGACATCTCAGAGAGGGAAAAAGCCGCACAGCTACGCAG tgtatataaaaaagcTGGTCTTGGAAAAGAGAAGCGCCAGGTTACATATGTGGTGTCTAAGAAGGGTGTTGGGCGAAAGGTTCGTCGTCCAGCTGGAGTCAAGGGTCAGTTCAAGGTTGTAGATGCAAGGATGAAGAAGGACATGAGAAGTCAACGAGGGAGGAAGTAA
- the LOC128469377 gene encoding glutathione S-transferase P 1-like isoform X2 → MPGYTLTYFPLRGRAEHIRLLLGDQGLSWKEDEVQMQDWASGKRDLKKNAVFGQLPRFQDGDFVLYQSNAILRYLGRKHGLSGSNEQENAAIDMMNDGVEDLRLKYYRFLFLENAPNKEKYLQELSDQLAAFERILANNSKGPKFLVGDKISYADYNLLDMLHCNLDISPEILSSFPLLSAYVENLVARPKLSEYLKSDGRKKRPITPKHK, encoded by the exons A TGCCTGGATACACACTGACATACTTCCCATTGAGAG ggAGAGCAGAACATATCCGGCTGCTGCTGGGAGATCAGGGGTTGTCATGGAAGGAGgatgaagtacaaatgcaggaTTGGGCCTCTGGAAAAAGAGACCTAAAGAAAAATGCG GTCTTTGGACAGCTGCCTCGTTTTCAAGATGGAGACTTTGTTCTGTATCAGAGTAATGCCATCCTAAGATACCTGGGTCGCAAGCACG GGTTGAGTGGCAGCAATGAACAGGAAAATGCAGCCATTGACATGATGAATGATGGAGTGGAGGATCTCAGGCTCAAATACTACAGATTCCTATTCTTGGAAAAC GCACCAAATAAGGAAAAATACTTGCAAGAACTTTCAGACCAGCTGGCTGCATTTGAGCGAATCCTAGCCAACAACTCAAAGGGACCAAAATTCCTTGTGGGAGATAAG ATTTCATATGCTGATTATAACCTACTGGATATGTTGCACTGTAACCTCGACATTTCCCCGGAAATTCTGTCCTCATTTCCACTTCTCTCAGCCTACGTTGAAAATCTTGTTGCTCGACCAAAACTTAGTGAGTACCTGAAATCTGATGGTCGGAAAAAGCGCCCCATCACTCCCAAGCATAAGTGA